The sequence ACCAAGTTGTGTTTGTGTGCTGCATGCTTAGCAATTTTAACCCACCGTTAGTTAGTTGATCATTCAATTGCAAATACATTTCGTTATGTTATTATGTTAAAGAGAAATAATACACAAGTGAAATATGATAGTACAAGTGAAATGTAACAAGAGAAATTGACAACGGTACAAGAAAAATATTAACTGAAATATTTACAACACAGCAAGTCAAATATATGGTACCAGTGAAATGTAATGGAAGAGAATTACAAATGAAATgcaattagctatatacaatgGAACAAGTAAAATATATGGTGCAAATTGAGTACATTAGGACTATAAGCTAGGCTTTGGACACAGTAGAATCATAATGATTGCTACCATTATAAAGTAGCAAAAGAGGAGCAGGTTTCTCAGTGGTCCACTTATTACACAGTTGCTCTATGCTTAACGGACTAAATACCCCTCCTCTCATCTTCTCTAATGGTGGTGGCTTAGAAGGATACAAACGAGCAAATGTTGAGCCATTGCTAGCAGCAGTAATAACTACAATATCTCTGTGAAGGCCAATGGCCAAAAGACGTATTTCCAAATCGCCGCCCCACCTGTCTGCACTAAGGATCTCCTGCTGTCTTTTGAGCCATTCCAGCTTAGAGAAATTACCCTCTGAACAGATGGATGGATGTTTATGCATAACGTCCAGTGCTATTTTCCTAAGATGCATGCTAATTGTATTGTCACCTTGGCAAGGATTAGAGATAAAGCCAGCTTGATGAGAGATGGCATGATATAAGCAGCTCCCATCCCCCTTCACCACATACTTGACAACATGTAATGTTCCCAGCACAGCATCCAAtgacattgatttgtttgctgtCACATTTACAATGTGAACTTCTGGGGATACTGAATCGGTTATTTTCAGTAGTGAGGTAGATTTTTCGACAGTGTCACAATGACGAGCTGTACCTGCAGATGAAAGTGGTTGAGCGTTGAGTTCAACTGCTtttgcttttttcattgtacaAGCTGAAAGGAGTGACATGCTCTTGGGCTGTACCGGTTTAGCTGTTGATACAGAGCAACTGGGCTTAACAATTGATGGCattattatgtgtggtacaacTGCTGGCAAAAACTGCTCAAAGTAAAACTTCTGGGCTCTAAAAATAGCTCCACTCATGAAACCAGAATCATATTCGATGCGTTGGATAAAAGGTGCACCAAGAAGGGACCACACAACAAAATCGCACCATTTACATTTAGTCACATACATCTGAGTTTGGACCTGGTAAAAGTAAGAATGAGCTTTCGACAAAGTTATGACCCCCTTTTCATCAATCAAACAAAATTCAGTCACTTTTTTGCAAGCTTCTTGTACAGTTATTGTTTCACAAGATAGAGGACACTTCACCTCTAAGCAGCCCTCACCATGTTTTGGGTCCATCACAATCCCATCAGGGCTTGCTGCCAGCCATGGCAGAGACACATCGACAATAAGTCCACATGATCTCAATTCAATCGCTACCCCACGACTACGGTAGTAACCAAGATAGGAAGAGATGGCATCACTCTCGTGGGCTCTCCCATAACGAACAGCAACTGTGTTAAGTGGCTTTGGATTTAACCTCTTCTGCACAAAAGCAGTACAACAAGTTGTTGGTTTTCTGTGACATACTTCCTTCATTACAGATGCTGTAATTCTTAGTTTTCGTTCACTGTGCCACAGTTCTGATGTTGCTTGCTTCCGAGTTAGCTGTTCCAGTTCTGCAGCTGCTTTTGCATTGAGAACCACCTTATGCTCATATAGATAGTGTGTAGCTTGTGAGGTTGGCAAGTCACTATGAAGATTTGGAATGATTGATGGCTCTGTTACTTCTTTTCTTGCACAAACGTaagtatgattatgattaacATGATTTAACCTAGCTGCTAGCTCAGTTAACAATCTTTTCTTTTGTGCAGCAGCTCTAGCAAGACGTTCTTTCTTCACCTCATCTAAGTGAGTCTCAGCTGGAGCAGGCTCATCATCTAGGAGTTGCAAAAAACACGAGGATCCATATCTTTCCAGAAGTGACTTAGTCTGAGTTGCCTTCTTCATTTCTGGTGTAGTTTGTGCAACAGTAACAGCATGGTTAGCAGCAACCATTTTGGTCTGCTCAATGCTGAACAAAGCTTCTCTCAACTTCCTTGCCTTGTTGGGATCAACTATTCTTCTGTTGACCGGTCGACAATCCCATTCATTGATCCTATGAGCTTTCAGTCTCTTGGATACACCATACTGTTTTCTTATGAGCTGAACATTATCTATTGCTCTGGGATAAGCATCTAGTTTTTTTGGAATATTCCAGGTTTGCAACCGCTCTGTGCATCCTTTTCGCTCGTCTTCCTGGAGACCAGAATGGATGTAATCCTCCAAACAGTACAGTGTGGCTGTTACATGGTTACAGCAACCAGACAGTCCAGCCGGACATGAACAATAGGCTTTAGCAACACGTGCACATTCATGAATAAAAATAGTAACACTGTATGTGCGGTCTTTCCTCATGGATGGTAAAACAGTGGTAGTAATGCATACGTGATTGGGAACATTAGGCAAAGGGTGATATTTGATTTTCTGCACGTGGTCATCTTGGAAAAAACGATACGCTTTGTCCAATGTCCTAGTGTACTCAATAGGTACACCATCACCATTTGTTTCAAGTATCTCTGAATGCCCATCTACAGCTTCAGCTCTTTTGTCAGCCATACTCTCCAGGCAACAGATCTTCTCAAGTACCATTTTACGATCTACCAGATAATCATAAATGGTACCAAAGGTAATCTTTGGTAGATTATAAAGCCTGTTGGTCCAATGAATGTCTTCAGCATCTGGGACAGATTGGAACTGATTTACATTTGGAGAAGATGTATCTGAAACAGTGGCCAATTTTCGTCGACAGTTCTCACCGTTGTCAGGATCCACCAAAAGTTTGTCCCAGCCATACTTGATGTAACTCATCACTCTACAAATAAACAAAACTCTAGTTGAATACATGCAGTGATCTTACCACGAGGACCAGATTGTATCTCATTATAATTTATAACCGTACAAAACAAAAGCAAAGCTATACAGTTTACCTTTCGATTAGCTTGGGCTTTTTCCCTGTAGTTGGAGCACCACGACAAGCTAGCCATCGCTTCAGTTGCACGACGACTAATTCAGAGGGATCTTTACCATTTAGGGAAGCACCGGGTATATCTCTTTCCGTCATCAGCAACAAGTTATCGATCTCTACGTCTAAATCATGTAAATGGTGGACGATTTCTGCATTATCGTTAGCCCGATCCTCTTCGCTCGCTTCCTCTTCGCTCGCTTCCTCTTCACAAAACATGCCTATTATGAACAAGCAAAATAGCTAGACTTTGAATCTTAAGCAAATT comes from Dysidea avara chromosome 4, odDysAvar1.4, whole genome shotgun sequence and encodes:
- the LOC136254739 gene encoding uncharacterized protein; its protein translation is MFCEEEASEEEASEEDRANDNAEIVHHLHDLDVEIDNLLLMTERDIPGASLNGKDPSELVVVQLKRWLACRGAPTTGKKPKLIERVMSYIKYGWDKLLVDPDNGENCRRKLATVSDTSSPNVNQFQSVPDAEDIHWTNRLYNLPKITFGTIYDYLVDRKMVLEKICCLESMADKRAEAVDGHSEILETNGDGVPIEYTRTLDKAYRFFQDDHVQKIKYHPLPNVPNHVCITTTVLPSMRKDRTYSVTIFIHECARVAKAYCSCPAGLSGCCNHVTATLYCLEDYIHSGLQEDERKGCTERLQTWNIPKKLDAYPRAIDNVQLIRKQYGVSKRLKAHRINEWDCRPVNRRIVDPNKARKLREALFSIEQTKMVAANHAVTVAQTTPEMKKATQTKSLLERYGSSCFLQLLDDEPAPAETHLDEVKKERLARAAAQKKRLLTELAARLNHVNHNHTYVCARKEVTEPSIIPNLHSDLPTSQATHYLYEHKVVLNAKAAAELEQLTRKQATSELWHSERKLRITASVMKEVCHRKPTTCCTAFVQKRLNPKPLNTVAVRYGRAHESDAISSYLGYYRSRGVAIELRSCGLIVDVSLPWLAASPDGIVMDPKHGEGCLEVKCPLSCETITVQEACKKVTEFCLIDEKGVITLSKAHSYFYQVQTQMYVTKCKWCDFVVWSLLGAPFIQRIEYDSGFMSGAIFRAQKFYFEQFLPAVVPHIIMPSIVKPSCSVSTAKPVQPKSMSLLSACTMKKAKAVELNAQPLSSAGTARHCDTVEKSTSLLKITDSVSPEVHIVNVTANKSMSLDAVLGTLHVVKYVVKGDGSCLYHAISHQAGFISNPCQGDNTISMHLRKIALDVMHKHPSICSEGNFSKLEWLKRQQEILSADRWGGDLEIRLLAIGLHRDIVVITAASNGSTFARLYPSKPPPLEKMRGGVFSPLSIEQLCNKWTTEKPAPLLLLYNGSNHYDSTVSKA